The following coding sequences are from one Wenzhouxiangella sp. AB-CW3 window:
- the hslV gene encoding ATP-dependent protease subunit HslV: MEQYRGTTIVSVRRANQVVIAGDGQVSLGNTVMKSNARKVRRLYKNRVLAGFAGATADAFTLFERFESKLEMHSGHLTRAAVELAKDWRTDRLLRRLEALLAVADQEASLIISGNGDVIEPEEGLIAIGSGGPFAQSAARALQRHTDLDAESICREALTIAGEICIYTNHNFTVETLDIESGTLD, encoded by the coding sequence ATGGAACAGTATCGGGGAACAACGATCGTGTCGGTGCGGCGCGCCAACCAGGTGGTGATTGCCGGCGACGGTCAGGTTTCGCTCGGCAACACCGTCATGAAATCCAACGCACGCAAGGTGCGCCGACTCTACAAGAACCGCGTACTGGCCGGTTTTGCCGGCGCCACCGCCGATGCATTCACGCTGTTCGAACGTTTCGAGTCGAAGCTGGAGATGCACTCCGGACATCTCACGCGGGCTGCGGTGGAGCTGGCCAAGGACTGGCGCACCGACCGCCTGCTGCGACGCCTGGAAGCCCTGCTGGCCGTGGCCGACCAGGAAGCATCCCTGATCATTTCGGGCAACGGCGATGTCATCGAGCCTGAAGAGGGCCTCATCGCCATCGGCTCCGGCGGCCCGTTTGCCCAGTCGGCAGCACGGGCACTGCAGCGCCACACCGATCTCGATGCCGAGAGCATCTGCCGCGAGGCGCTGACCATCGCCGGCGAGATCTGCATCTACACCAACCACAATTTCACTGTCGAGACGCTGGATATCGAATCCGGCACGTTGGACTGA
- a CDS encoding NYN domain-containing protein, which translates to MSTNPTRNLALFCDFENIALGVRDARYEAFDIQKVLERLLLKGNIVVKKAYCDWGRYRDFKPPMHEAAFELIDIPHVRQSGKNSADIRMVVDALDLCYTKEHVDTFVVISGDSDFSPLVSKLRENNKTVIGVGVKSSTSDLLMSNCDEFIFYDDLIRTSPSKTARKKATKKKKKKTGARAEDDRQQEAFDLLLETTEALFSDRDAEEKVWGSMIKQALKRRKPGFSESYHGFRNFSELLKEAEKQGLLELQHDEKSGGYIIRGFRAED; encoded by the coding sequence ATGTCAACCAATCCTACCCGCAATCTCGCACTGTTCTGCGACTTCGAGAATATTGCCCTGGGCGTACGCGATGCCCGATACGAGGCGTTCGATATTCAGAAAGTCCTGGAAAGACTGCTGCTCAAGGGCAATATCGTGGTCAAGAAGGCCTACTGCGACTGGGGCCGCTACCGGGACTTCAAGCCGCCCATGCACGAGGCAGCGTTTGAGTTGATCGACATCCCGCATGTGCGACAGTCCGGAAAGAATTCGGCCGATATTCGCATGGTGGTCGACGCACTGGATCTGTGCTACACCAAGGAGCATGTCGATACCTTTGTGGTCATCAGTGGCGATTCGGACTTCTCGCCGCTGGTGTCGAAGCTGCGCGAAAACAACAAGACCGTCATTGGCGTGGGGGTCAAGAGTTCAACCTCCGACCTGCTGATGTCCAACTGCGACGAATTCATCTTCTACGATGACCTGATCCGCACCTCTCCCTCCAAGACGGCCAGGAAGAAAGCCACCAAGAAGAAAAAGAAGAAAACCGGCGCCCGGGCAGAAGACGATCGCCAGCAGGAAGCATTCGATCTGTTGCTGGAAACCACCGAGGCGCTGTTTTCCGATCGCGACGCCGAGGAGAAAGTGTGGGGGTCAATGATCAAACAGGCGCTGAAGCGCCGCAAACCGGGTTTCAGCGAAAGCTACCATGGCTTCCGCAACTTCTCCGAACTGCTCAAGGAAGCCGAGAAGCAGGGCCTGCTCGAACTGCAGCACGACGAGAAATCAGGTGGCTACATTATTCGGGGGTTCAGGGCGGAGGATTGA
- the ychF gene encoding redox-regulated ATPase YchF, with protein MGFKCGIVGLPNVGKSTLFNCLTKAGIQAENYPFCTIEPNVGMVPVPDPRLDELAGIVTPEKVIPTMMQFVDIAGLVAGASKGEGLGNQFLAHIRETDAIAHIVRCFVDDDVTHVSGRVDPLSDIETIDTELVMADLDVAEKALDKVARQTKSGDKEARRQAELLERVVAHLGEGNPLRTLQVEEEERKTLKTWQFITAKPVLYVANVDDRAAEDNQYVTAVRGHAAGEGAEVVVLCAAMEAELAELDEEDQAEFLAELGQDEPGLHRLIRAGYSLLGLLTFFTAGPKEVRAWTVKSGSTAPQAAGRIHTDFEKGFIRAEVTAYEDYVACNGESGAKAAGKLRLEGKDYIVQEGDVMHFRFNV; from the coding sequence ATGGGCTTCAAATGCGGCATCGTCGGTCTCCCCAACGTGGGTAAGTCGACCCTTTTCAACTGTCTGACCAAGGCCGGCATTCAGGCCGAGAACTATCCGTTCTGCACCATCGAGCCCAATGTCGGCATGGTGCCGGTGCCCGACCCGCGGCTCGACGAGCTGGCAGGTATCGTCACGCCCGAGAAGGTTATTCCGACGATGATGCAGTTTGTCGATATCGCCGGGCTGGTCGCCGGGGCCTCGAAGGGCGAAGGGCTGGGCAACCAGTTTCTCGCCCATATCCGGGAGACCGACGCCATTGCCCACATCGTGCGCTGCTTCGTCGATGACGACGTGACGCATGTTTCCGGACGCGTCGATCCGCTTTCCGATATCGAGACCATCGATACCGAGCTGGTGATGGCCGACCTGGACGTGGCAGAAAAGGCACTCGACAAGGTGGCTCGCCAGACCAAGTCGGGTGACAAGGAAGCCCGGCGCCAGGCTGAATTGCTTGAACGGGTCGTTGCCCATCTTGGAGAAGGCAATCCGCTGCGAACCCTTCAAGTCGAGGAAGAAGAGCGCAAGACGCTCAAAACCTGGCAGTTCATCACCGCCAAGCCGGTGCTCTACGTTGCCAATGTCGATGATCGCGCCGCCGAAGACAACCAATATGTCACCGCCGTGCGTGGCCACGCGGCCGGGGAGGGCGCCGAGGTGGTGGTGCTGTGCGCGGCGATGGAAGCGGAGCTGGCCGAGCTGGACGAGGAGGACCAGGCCGAGTTCCTGGCCGAGCTGGGCCAGGACGAGCCCGGGCTGCATCGACTGATTCGCGCCGGCTACTCGCTGCTGGGACTGCTGACCTTCTTCACCGCCGGGCCCAAGGAAGTCCGCGCCTGGACGGTAAAGTCAGGATCCACCGCGCCCCAGGCCGCCGGCCGTATCCATACCGATTTCGAGAAGGGCTTCATCCGTGCCGAGGTGACCGCCTACGAGGACTATGTCGCCTGTAACGGCGAGTCCGGCGCCAAGGCCGCCGGCAAGCTGCGCCTGGAAGGCAAGGATTACATCGTCCAGGAAGGCGACGTGATGCATTTCCGCTTCAACGTCTGA
- a CDS encoding SDR family NAD(P)-dependent oxidoreductase yields MKTSDIRAVITGGVSGLGLAVAEHFASLGGKIALLDVNDEKATEAVGQLGEGKAKFFRVDVTSEADVEKVLGEASDWLGGLNVAVNCAGILGAGRVLGREAPMPLETFSKTVMVNLVGSFNVAKAAANLMQHNEANDDNERGVIINTASVAAYEGQIGQAAYSASKGGVVGMTLPMAREFTRFGVRVMTIAPGVFHTPMIDIMPEKVQQALAESIPFPKRLGKPEEFARLAAHIVENAYLNGSTLRLDGAVRLEPK; encoded by the coding sequence ATGAAGACCAGTGACATTCGTGCCGTCATCACCGGCGGTGTTTCCGGCCTGGGACTGGCCGTGGCCGAGCACTTCGCTTCGCTGGGCGGCAAGATTGCCCTGCTTGATGTCAACGATGAAAAGGCCACCGAGGCCGTCGGTCAGCTCGGCGAGGGCAAGGCGAAGTTCTTCCGCGTCGACGTCACCAGCGAGGCCGACGTGGAAAAGGTGCTTGGCGAAGCCAGCGACTGGCTGGGCGGACTCAACGTGGCCGTCAACTGTGCCGGCATCCTCGGCGCCGGGCGCGTGCTCGGGCGTGAAGCACCGATGCCTCTGGAAACCTTCTCGAAAACCGTCATGGTCAACCTGGTAGGCAGCTTCAACGTGGCCAAGGCCGCGGCCAACCTGATGCAGCACAACGAGGCCAATGACGACAACGAGCGCGGTGTAATCATCAATACCGCATCCGTGGCCGCCTACGAAGGGCAGATCGGCCAGGCCGCTTATTCGGCTTCCAAAGGTGGCGTGGTCGGCATGACCCTGCCCATGGCGCGCGAATTCACCCGCTTCGGCGTTCGGGTCATGACCATCGCACCAGGTGTGTTCCACACTCCCATGATCGACATCATGCCCGAAAAGGTGCAACAGGCCCTGGCTGAGTCCATCCCCTTCCCCAAGCGCCTGGGCAAACCCGAGGAGTTCGCCCGCCTGGCTGCCCATATCGTCGAGAACGCCTACCTCAACGGCAGCACCCTGCGGCTTGACGGTGCGGTGCGACTGGAACCGAAATAA
- a CDS encoding alpha/beta fold hydrolase yields the protein MKEITVIFSHGHLSSPESNKIVQLAPIARARGFRTEAIDYRDLRDDPVGRARRLVARLQELDRPAVLVGSSMGGYVSMAAAEQQAVSGLFLMAPALFLEHYVEGGIAPDTYRPRTQHTCIVHGWRDEIIPWRNSLRHARQSQARLHLLDADHALHECLPSIAALLDDFLQSLPA from the coding sequence ATGAAAGAGATCACCGTCATTTTCAGCCACGGCCACCTGTCCAGCCCCGAGAGCAACAAGATCGTCCAGCTGGCACCCATAGCCCGGGCCCGGGGCTTTCGCACCGAAGCGATCGATTACCGGGATCTGCGTGATGATCCGGTAGGACGTGCAAGGCGACTGGTGGCACGTCTGCAGGAGCTCGACCGACCGGCCGTTCTGGTGGGGTCGTCCATGGGTGGCTATGTCTCCATGGCGGCAGCCGAACAACAAGCCGTAAGCGGGTTGTTCCTGATGGCTCCGGCGCTGTTTCTCGAGCATTACGTCGAAGGGGGAATTGCACCGGATACCTATCGGCCCAGAACGCAACATACCTGCATCGTGCACGGCTGGCGCGACGAAATCATCCCGTGGCGCAACAGCCTGAGGCATGCACGGCAGTCACAGGCCCGGTTGCATCTGCTTGATGCCGATCATGCCCTTCATGAGTGCCTGCCGTCGATTGCGGCCCTCCTGGACGACTTCCTGCAATCGCTGCCAGCCTGA
- a CDS encoding mechanosensitive ion channel family protein produces the protein MDKIIEWFEQLNYMEALVNIIGAILIFIVGRWIVRAIVAFMRRQLVKREIDAMLVSFLGNIVGAVLTVAVVLAAIGYLGVPITPLIAILGGAALAVGLALQSSLSNFASGIMLVGFRPFTRDNFVEAGGVAGTVMRVGIVNTELKTPDNRYVVVPNSAITSSPITNYSAYDTRRIDLIIGVHYDDDLKVARDTIARVLAKHEQVLDDPEPTIMLMDLGDSSVDFAVRPWVNTADFWPVRGELLEQLKTELEAAGCSIPFPQRDVHVYEESKANAVKGER, from the coding sequence ATGGACAAAATCATCGAGTGGTTCGAGCAACTGAACTACATGGAAGCGCTGGTGAACATCATCGGCGCCATTCTGATCTTTATCGTCGGTCGCTGGATTGTGCGAGCGATTGTCGCCTTCATGCGACGCCAGCTCGTCAAGCGCGAGATCGACGCCATGCTGGTCAGCTTCCTGGGTAATATCGTCGGCGCCGTGCTGACCGTGGCCGTGGTACTAGCCGCCATCGGCTACCTCGGGGTACCCATCACGCCGTTGATCGCCATACTTGGTGGCGCCGCACTGGCCGTAGGACTGGCCCTGCAGAGCTCCCTGAGCAACTTTGCCTCGGGCATCATGCTGGTTGGATTCCGCCCTTTCACCCGGGACAACTTCGTTGAAGCCGGAGGTGTCGCCGGAACGGTCATGCGCGTGGGCATTGTCAACACTGAACTGAAAACACCGGACAACCGCTACGTGGTCGTGCCCAACAGCGCCATCACCTCCAGCCCCATCACCAACTACTCGGCCTATGACACGCGCCGGATCGACCTGATCATCGGCGTGCACTACGACGACGACCTGAAGGTTGCCCGAGACACCATCGCGCGTGTTCTGGCCAAGCACGAGCAAGTCCTTGATGATCCAGAGCCAACCATCATGCTCATGGATCTCGGCGATTCGAGCGTCGATTTCGCCGTCAGGCCATGGGTCAATACGGCTGACTTCTGGCCCGTCCGGGGCGAACTTCTGGAACAGCTCAAGACCGAGCTGGAAGCCGCAGGTTGCTCGATTCCGTTTCCGCAGCGTGATGTGCATGTGTACGAGGAGAGTAAAGCTAACGCGGTGAAAGGTGAAAGGTGA
- a CDS encoding protein kinase domain-containing protein: MNSLAARIAIVTVVLVSLAVTIAIGATWLMSQRIASEAVSDSLEATQAMQRYLQTSRARELALTTDLLAADPHDTAYLVEATRGQFDDDEEIDLRSILDLVDDRRREMGFDFAMMLDANGQVLVHTDRPDAGGRMLGDHPMVATVMDDLIPDYGPWREGSRLFNVAVVPLATAFEVIGYLVTGLAIDDDVAADIKRVTGIDVAFVSLEEEREQLGASTLDMRQGEQLFGQLADSGDTLALLRAGQPVSRLDIDLGGEAWVARLEPISAPGGEVLGAAIAIDSLDARLAGFRTLQTALISGGALAILVALALSLLVARRIARPVGQLAAVADQAAQGDYEQSIDIRRRDEVGTLARAINRLLADLREQQEIAGYVTDLSRQLEEHSAPSSERTIPDPAGEVGSGPAWLAGIEWPNDAGGWEASLPDLVGMASRHQASLVPGGAARVLLVIESDRTDRLTGLLSDLLGLTAHQDDQPGLALAYGNVDSARLELGSACYPILSGKAVTHIEVLLHEAGPGRMLVSPAASKQLKPLIEADRVETAIVDGRSGRRRFHQVLAVAASDDPDATTTADVAPITRPRTVLAEGHVLGERFEILEALGEGAMGSVYRARDHKLDDVVALKLLKPSLGEDPEYLERMKSEIRLARRITHSNVLRTHDFFELDGLPVISMEYVRGVTLDQLLERSGRLSLAAGLRVSAQVLKGLQAAHDAGVLHRDIKPGNIILDPRGNARLMDFGIARQAVDEGKDLTQAGAIVGTANYMAPEVLLGEIADVRSDIYSTGVMMHQLFTGRLPFSGKTSMEVCMAHVQKDPAPPSEYWPEIPTMLETIILDCMAKKPEQRPASARVLLEQLLKVRREAG; encoded by the coding sequence ATGAACTCACTCGCCGCGAGAATCGCCATCGTCACGGTTGTTCTGGTCAGCCTGGCCGTGACCATCGCGATTGGCGCAACCTGGCTGATGAGCCAGCGCATTGCCTCGGAGGCGGTCAGCGATTCGCTGGAAGCAACCCAGGCCATGCAGCGGTATCTGCAAACCTCGCGGGCGCGTGAGCTGGCGCTCACCACCGACCTGCTGGCCGCCGACCCGCATGACACCGCGTACCTGGTTGAAGCCACCAGGGGGCAGTTCGACGATGACGAAGAGATCGATCTGCGCTCCATACTTGACCTCGTCGACGACCGGCGGCGGGAGATGGGCTTTGATTTCGCCATGATGCTCGATGCCAACGGACAGGTGCTGGTGCACACCGACCGTCCCGACGCCGGTGGCAGAATGCTTGGAGACCACCCGATGGTGGCCACAGTCATGGATGATCTGATTCCGGACTACGGCCCCTGGCGCGAGGGGAGTCGCCTGTTCAACGTGGCCGTGGTGCCGCTGGCCACGGCCTTCGAGGTCATCGGCTACCTGGTCACCGGGCTGGCCATCGACGATGATGTGGCCGCCGATATCAAGCGGGTGACCGGCATCGATGTTGCCTTTGTCTCTCTGGAAGAGGAGCGTGAGCAACTCGGAGCAAGCACGCTCGACATGCGCCAGGGTGAACAGCTCTTTGGGCAATTGGCCGATTCCGGCGACACGCTGGCCCTTCTGCGGGCCGGACAGCCCGTAAGCCGGCTGGACATCGATCTCGGTGGCGAGGCCTGGGTGGCCCGACTCGAACCGATTTCTGCGCCTGGCGGCGAAGTGCTGGGTGCGGCGATCGCCATCGATTCCCTCGATGCCCGCCTGGCCGGTTTCCGCACGCTCCAGACCGCCTTGATCAGTGGCGGGGCGCTGGCCATTCTGGTCGCGCTGGCCCTGTCGTTGCTGGTTGCCCGCCGTATTGCCCGTCCGGTGGGTCAGCTTGCGGCTGTCGCCGACCAGGCCGCCCAGGGTGATTACGAGCAATCCATCGACATCCGGCGCAGGGACGAAGTCGGCACCCTGGCCCGCGCCATCAATCGCCTGCTCGCCGACCTGCGCGAGCAGCAAGAGATTGCCGGCTACGTCACTGATCTATCGCGCCAGCTGGAAGAACACAGCGCTCCGTCGTCTGAAAGAACCATTCCGGACCCAGCCGGCGAGGTCGGGTCGGGCCCGGCCTGGCTGGCCGGCATCGAATGGCCGAATGATGCAGGCGGGTGGGAAGCCAGTCTGCCCGACCTGGTCGGCATGGCCTCCCGGCACCAGGCCAGCCTTGTACCCGGTGGTGCCGCCCGGGTGCTGCTGGTCATAGAGTCTGATCGTACCGACCGCTTGACCGGGCTGCTTTCCGACCTGCTCGGGCTGACTGCTCACCAGGACGACCAGCCTGGTCTTGCCCTGGCCTACGGCAATGTTGACAGCGCCAGACTCGAACTTGGCTCGGCCTGCTACCCGATACTGTCCGGCAAAGCGGTGACGCACATCGAGGTTTTGCTGCATGAGGCCGGTCCGGGTCGCATGCTGGTGTCGCCGGCCGCGAGCAAGCAGCTCAAGCCGCTGATAGAAGCCGATCGCGTCGAAACGGCCATCGTTGACGGCCGCTCGGGCCGCCGGCGCTTCCACCAGGTGCTCGCAGTCGCCGCGAGTGACGATCCCGACGCCACGACCACGGCGGATGTTGCCCCCATCACCCGGCCGCGAACAGTGCTGGCCGAAGGGCATGTGCTGGGAGAGCGCTTCGAGATACTCGAGGCGCTGGGAGAGGGTGCCATGGGCAGCGTTTACCGGGCGCGCGATCACAAGCTCGATGACGTGGTCGCGCTCAAGTTGCTCAAGCCGTCACTGGGCGAGGACCCTGAGTACCTGGAGCGCATGAAAAGCGAGATCCGGCTGGCGCGCCGTATCACCCATTCCAACGTGTTGCGCACCCACGACTTCTTCGAGCTCGACGGCCTGCCCGTCATCTCAATGGAGTATGTCCGGGGTGTCACCCTGGACCAGTTGCTTGAACGTTCCGGCCGTCTCAGCCTGGCTGCGGGATTGCGAGTCAGCGCCCAGGTGCTCAAGGGGCTGCAGGCTGCCCATGATGCCGGGGTGCTGCACCGTGACATCAAGCCTGGCAACATCATCCTCGACCCCCGCGGCAATGCCCGCCTGATGGACTTTGGTATTGCCCGCCAGGCGGTCGATGAAGGCAAGGATCTGACGCAGGCCGGTGCTATCGTCGGCACCGCAAACTACATGGCACCGGAAGTCTTGCTCGGAGAAATCGCCGATGTGCGCAGCGACATCTACTCGACCGGCGTGATGATGCACCAGCTGTTCACCGGTCGGCTTCCGTTTTCCGGCAAGACCTCGATGGAGGTCTGCATGGCCCATGTTCAGAAAGATCCGGCGCCGCCATCGGAGTACTGGCCAGAGATTCCCACCATGCTCGAAACCATCATTCTCGACTGCATGGCCAAGAAACCCGAACAGCGGCCCGCCAGCGCACGAGTGCTGCTGGAGCAGCTCTTGAAAGTACGCCGCGAAGCGGGGTGA
- a CDS encoding YbaY family lipoprotein: MSAGDLLWYNGAMNARYFAFAALATLVACQPAEDPPPEDEGAAGTLAGSAFYFERIAMPEDASLEVILIDASGRDDRILARRMIDDVGSPPYPFQIDYDPSGVDPNDAHELWLTLYLPDGNPRFSAETAVDLSQPEIRQIRLLAVEPESETVIEEEAEPAAAEPAIDEPADEDADEAQDIDTDRHADLEAISDWQCGDIRLEVAVDGSDAALTLPWEDVVLRQQEAEAGIRLAGNGVSFSSQEAESASLDLPQEAAINCQPSSLPSPWAMARDAGAYFRATGQEPGWVLELYDREDPVLRLELDGGAHELLFDTVIEDPDGDGYIAESPGNQAGIILIREPCRDSMVGWEFPYRVEMLLNDRELSACGRYL; the protein is encoded by the coding sequence ATGTCCGCCGGCGACCTGCTGTGGTATAACGGCGCCATGAATGCTCGCTACTTTGCTTTCGCGGCGCTGGCCACCCTGGTCGCCTGCCAGCCAGCCGAAGACCCCCCGCCAGAGGACGAAGGTGCCGCGGGCACCCTGGCCGGCAGTGCCTTCTACTTCGAGCGCATTGCCATGCCGGAAGACGCCTCGCTTGAAGTCATTCTGATCGACGCCTCCGGCCGCGATGACCGCATCCTCGCGCGCCGCATGATCGATGATGTGGGCAGTCCGCCCTACCCCTTCCAGATCGACTACGATCCGTCCGGCGTCGACCCGAACGATGCCCACGAACTGTGGCTCACGTTGTACCTGCCCGATGGCAATCCACGATTCAGCGCTGAAACGGCCGTCGACCTGAGTCAGCCGGAGATCCGGCAGATCAGGCTGCTGGCAGTGGAGCCGGAAAGCGAGACCGTCATCGAGGAGGAGGCCGAGCCTGCTGCGGCAGAGCCAGCCATCGACGAGCCCGCTGACGAGGATGCGGACGAAGCGCAGGATATCGATACTGATCGGCATGCCGACCTGGAGGCGATCAGCGACTGGCAGTGCGGCGATATTCGCCTTGAGGTCGCGGTGGACGGAAGCGATGCCGCTCTTACCCTGCCCTGGGAGGACGTGGTTCTGCGTCAACAGGAAGCGGAAGCCGGGATTCGCCTTGCGGGCAACGGTGTTTCGTTCTCGTCACAGGAAGCCGAGTCCGCCAGCCTGGATCTGCCGCAAGAAGCCGCCATCAACTGCCAACCGAGTTCGCTGCCCTCGCCCTGGGCGATGGCGCGTGATGCCGGCGCCTACTTTCGCGCCACCGGCCAGGAACCTGGCTGGGTACTGGAGCTGTACGACCGGGAGGATCCGGTCTTGCGCCTGGAGCTGGACGGCGGTGCGCATGAACTGCTGTTCGATACGGTCATCGAGGACCCGGATGGTGACGGCTATATCGCCGAATCTCCCGGCAACCAGGCCGGCATTATCCTGATCCGCGAACCCTGCCGCGACAGCATGGTGGGCTGGGAATTTCCCTATCGTGTCGAAATGCTGCTCAACGACCGCGAGCTCAGTGCCTGCGGTCGCTATCTCTAA
- the hslU gene encoding ATP-dependent protease ATPase subunit HslU, whose protein sequence is MSQMTPREIVQELDRHIIGQAAAKRAVAIALRNRWRRLQVDEKLRKEITPKNILMIGPTGVGKTEIARRLARLARAPFVKVEATKFTEVGYVGKDVEAIVRDLVEAAVKMARDEAMDKVRSRAEDAAVERVVDIMLPKRQATGFANSPEEPEDNQSETRRKMFTRLLNGDFNEREIEIDVDMNIGVEIMAPPGMEEMTSQLQQMFSNMSGQRKQKRRMKVKDAIPLLIEQEAARMINDEEVKQQALAMAEENGIVFIDEIDKVARRAEGGSSGEVSREGVQRDLLPLVEGSTVNTRYGPINTDHMLFIASGAFHVAKPSDLVPELQGRLPIRVELRALTADDFKRILTETDASLTEQYTALLATEGVDVEFTDDAIHRLAEISYSVNESTENIGARRLHTVMERLLEDISYAAPDRSGEKLSIDAAYVDQYLEDLAGNEDLSRYIL, encoded by the coding sequence ATGTCGCAGATGACCCCACGCGAGATTGTCCAGGAACTGGACCGCCACATCATTGGACAGGCGGCCGCCAAGCGCGCCGTCGCCATCGCACTCAGAAACCGCTGGCGCCGCCTGCAGGTGGACGAGAAGTTGCGCAAGGAGATTACGCCCAAGAACATCCTGATGATCGGCCCCACCGGGGTCGGCAAGACCGAGATCGCACGACGCCTGGCACGCCTGGCCCGCGCACCCTTCGTGAAGGTCGAGGCCACCAAATTTACCGAAGTCGGCTATGTCGGCAAGGATGTCGAGGCCATCGTGCGCGACCTGGTCGAAGCGGCCGTCAAGATGGCCCGCGACGAAGCCATGGACAAGGTTCGTTCACGCGCCGAAGATGCCGCGGTCGAGCGGGTGGTCGATATCATGCTGCCAAAGCGGCAGGCCACCGGGTTCGCCAACTCTCCCGAGGAGCCGGAGGACAACCAGTCCGAAACCCGGCGCAAGATGTTCACCCGCCTGCTCAATGGCGACTTCAATGAACGCGAGATCGAAATCGATGTGGACATGAACATCGGAGTCGAGATCATGGCGCCACCCGGCATGGAAGAAATGACCAGCCAGTTGCAGCAGATGTTTTCCAACATGTCCGGGCAACGCAAGCAGAAGCGCCGCATGAAGGTCAAGGACGCCATTCCCCTGCTCATCGAGCAGGAAGCCGCGCGCATGATCAACGACGAGGAAGTCAAGCAGCAGGCGCTGGCCATGGCCGAGGAGAACGGCATCGTCTTCATCGACGAAATCGACAAGGTCGCCCGCCGGGCGGAAGGCGGTTCTTCCGGCGAGGTCTCGCGCGAAGGTGTTCAGCGCGACCTGCTCCCGCTGGTCGAAGGCTCGACCGTCAACACCCGTTACGGACCGATCAACACCGATCACATGCTGTTCATCGCTTCCGGCGCCTTCCATGTCGCCAAGCCCTCGGACCTGGTGCCAGAACTGCAGGGGCGACTGCCCATTCGCGTCGAACTCAGGGCCCTGACGGCCGACGACTTCAAGCGCATCCTGACCGAGACCGATGCATCGCTGACCGAACAGTACACGGCCCTGCTGGCCACCGAAGGCGTGGATGTCGAGTTCACCGACGATGCCATCCACCGTCTGGCCGAGATCAGCTATTCGGTCAACGAGTCGACCGAGAACATCGGCGCCCGGCGCCTGCATACCGTCATGGAACGGCTGCTGGAGGACATTTCTTATGCAGCCCCGGACCGGTCGGGTGAGAAACTGTCCATCGATGCAGCTTACGTCGACCAGTACCTGGAAGACCTTGCCGGCAACGAGGACCTCAGTCGCTACATCCTCTGA
- a CDS encoding putative porin: MKKISRLFVGAAVLGVSSFSLATDFNFEAGGSWFDLEQGSAWGGDFTWHFDPVRSGRGPYDQATFLNRSSNLQLDYLRESSGDFDAIGGMLELYLEGFFAGFGASRFSNGFDVDSYTLRGGWMTGPSTRVTGNWDRIEMPYGSNIDILTMGIKHVQELGGGVAFHVDAEVGGASNGSTELAHALRADYYPMPHFGFGLRSSGIGSDRDYGFGTRYFFTPQISGEFEWLRNDDTSDDTIQIRVGARF, translated from the coding sequence ATGAAGAAAATATCACGGCTGTTCGTCGGGGCCGCAGTTCTCGGCGTTTCCTCTTTCTCCCTTGCCACCGATTTCAATTTTGAAGCCGGTGGCTCATGGTTCGACCTTGAACAGGGTTCGGCATGGGGTGGCGATTTCACCTGGCACTTCGATCCCGTACGCTCGGGACGAGGCCCTTATGACCAGGCCACTTTTCTCAATCGATCGAGCAATCTGCAACTGGACTACCTGCGTGAAAGCAGTGGCGATTTCGACGCCATCGGCGGCATGCTCGAGCTGTATCTCGAGGGCTTTTTTGCCGGCTTCGGCGCCTCTCGTTTCTCCAACGGTTTCGATGTCGACAGCTACACCCTGCGCGGCGGCTGGATGACCGGCCCGAGCACCCGTGTCACGGGCAACTGGGACCGGATCGAAATGCCATACGGCAGCAACATCGATATCCTGACGATGGGCATCAAGCATGTGCAGGAGCTTGGCGGCGGCGTGGCCTTTCATGTTGATGCCGAGGTGGGCGGAGCAAGCAACGGCAGCACGGAACTGGCCCACGCGCTGCGCGCCGACTACTACCCCATGCCGCATTTCGGTTTCGGACTGCGCAGCAGCGGCATCGGCTCGGACCGCGACTACGGCTTCGGTACACGCTACTTCTTCACCCCGCAGATCAGTGGCGAGTTCGAGTGGTTGCGCAACGACGATACCAGCGACGACACCATCCAGATTCGGGTAGGTGCCCGCTTCTGA